A genomic stretch from Corynebacterium faecale includes:
- the thrC gene encoding threonine synthase has product MDYISTRDTSRTPARFSDILLGGLAPDGGLYLPVEYPQISQDTLTKWRELLATDGYAALAAEVISLFVNDIPVEDIKAITARAYTHPKFSSEEIVPVTELEDGLWIGHLSEGPTAAFKDMAMQLLGELFEYELRRRDETINILGATSGDTGSSAEYAMRGREGIRVFMLTPAGRMTPFQQAQMFGLDDPNIFNIALDGVFDDCQDVVKAVSADADFKREQRIGAVNSINWARLMAQVVYYVSSWIRVTESNDQKVSFSVPTGNFGDICAGHIARQMGLPIDRLIVATNENDVLDEFFRTGDYRVRSSEDTFETSSPSMDISRASNFERFIFDLLGRDAARVNDLFGTQVKQGGFTLSEDPAFPDATAKYGFASGRSTHADRVETIRDIAERLNVVIDPHTADGVFVARQWRDEITTPIVCLETALPVKFADTIREATGQDPDMPERFAAIMDVEHKVTDLPNDTDVVKQFIVDSIATTSVK; this is encoded by the coding sequence GTGGATTACATTTCGACGCGTGATACCAGCCGCACCCCAGCCCGCTTCAGCGATATCCTGCTCGGTGGCCTCGCCCCGGACGGTGGACTCTACCTGCCGGTCGAGTACCCGCAGATCAGCCAGGACACCCTGACTAAGTGGCGCGAACTCCTCGCCACCGATGGTTACGCAGCTCTGGCTGCAGAGGTCATCTCCCTGTTTGTCAATGACATTCCGGTTGAGGACATCAAGGCGATCACCGCCCGTGCCTACACCCATCCCAAGTTCTCCTCTGAGGAGATCGTCCCGGTGACCGAACTTGAGGATGGACTCTGGATCGGCCACCTCTCCGAGGGGCCCACCGCGGCCTTCAAGGACATGGCCATGCAGTTGCTGGGCGAGCTGTTTGAATACGAGCTGCGCCGCCGTGATGAAACTATCAACATCCTGGGTGCCACGTCCGGTGATACGGGTTCCTCCGCGGAATACGCCATGCGTGGCCGCGAGGGCATCCGGGTGTTCATGCTCACCCCCGCAGGACGGATGACCCCCTTCCAGCAGGCGCAGATGTTCGGACTGGATGACCCGAATATCTTCAATATCGCCCTGGACGGTGTCTTCGATGACTGCCAGGACGTGGTCAAGGCCGTGTCCGCCGATGCAGATTTCAAGCGTGAACAGCGCATCGGCGCAGTGAACTCCATCAACTGGGCCCGCCTCATGGCGCAGGTCGTCTACTACGTCTCCTCCTGGATCCGTGTCACCGAGTCCAATGATCAGAAGGTCAGCTTCTCTGTCCCGACCGGGAACTTCGGTGATATCTGCGCAGGCCACATCGCGCGTCAGATGGGTCTGCCGATCGACCGACTCATCGTGGCCACCAACGAAAATGATGTGCTGGATGAATTCTTCCGCACCGGTGACTACCGGGTCCGCAGCTCGGAGGATACCTTCGAGACATCCAGCCCCTCGATGGATATCTCCCGTGCCTCCAACTTCGAGCGCTTCATCTTCGACCTGCTCGGCAGAGATGCCGCCCGGGTGAATGATCTCTTCGGTACCCAGGTCAAACAGGGTGGATTCACCCTGTCCGAGGATCCAGCCTTCCCGGATGCGACGGCAAAGTATGGTTTCGCCTCCGGCCGATCCACCCACGCCGACCGTGTGGAGACCATCCGCGATATCGCTGAGCGTCTCAATGTGGTTATCGATCCCCACACCGCAGACGGTGTGTTCGTGGCACGTCAGTGGCGCGACGAGATTACCACGCCTATCGTATGTCTGGAAACTGCGCTGCCGGTGAAGTTCGCTGACACCATCAGGGAGGCCACCGGGCAGGATCCTGATATGCCGGAACGTTTCGCCGCCATCATGGATGTCGAGCACAAGGTCACCGACCTGCCCAATGACACCGATGTGGTCAAACAATTCATCGTGGACTCCATCGCCACCACCAGCGTGAAATAA
- a CDS encoding MFS transporter yields the protein MTNGKISRRALLVWLAAVLVYVVAITGRTSFGVAGIEAVERFQVDASRVAVFASVQLGVYALAQIPTGLVVDRFGARKTLLAGALLMAVGQVLLGLTTSYPVAIFARVLIGMGDATAFLSVMRLLPYWFPMRVTPIFSQISGALGQVGQFISAVPFLYLLNVSGWTTAFITLGSAGAIIALAAAVVVRDAPPAADGEAHAAPPSGDGGTSISIRRVGRNLKIVLTNAYAWQGLFTHWTNMMPVMVFLMLWGVPAMRLGLGLDDAQVGAVLTLYTVATVIGAPLCGLVSARLGLRRNVAGLGVAVVQICLWAVLFLPREPHEHAFVVVSVILVLSALISPVANYGFDTVREQLDRSVMVTGTGFANMGGFTASMLATQLLGFLLDVHADGGGYDWSDFRFAWTAVGIVWLLGAVGYLVCLRIVRRGAMSSDPERR from the coding sequence GTGACAAATGGGAAGATTTCCCGAAGGGCCCTGCTGGTGTGGCTGGCAGCGGTCCTGGTTTATGTTGTGGCCATCACCGGGCGCACCTCCTTCGGCGTGGCGGGAATCGAGGCCGTGGAACGCTTTCAGGTGGATGCTTCCCGGGTGGCGGTGTTCGCCTCAGTTCAGCTGGGTGTGTACGCGCTCGCCCAGATTCCAACGGGGTTGGTGGTGGACCGGTTCGGCGCCAGGAAAACCCTCCTTGCCGGCGCGCTGCTCATGGCGGTGGGCCAGGTACTCCTGGGCCTGACCACCAGCTATCCGGTGGCCATCTTCGCCCGCGTGCTCATCGGCATGGGCGATGCCACCGCGTTTCTCTCCGTGATGAGGTTGTTGCCCTACTGGTTCCCGATGCGGGTCACCCCGATCTTCTCCCAGATTTCAGGCGCCCTCGGGCAGGTCGGTCAGTTCATCTCCGCGGTGCCGTTTCTGTATCTGCTCAATGTCTCCGGTTGGACCACGGCGTTCATCACTCTCGGCTCCGCGGGCGCGATCATCGCGCTTGCGGCGGCGGTGGTTGTCCGCGACGCACCACCTGCGGCAGATGGGGAAGCACACGCGGCACCGCCCAGCGGTGATGGTGGAACGTCGATAAGCATCCGGCGGGTGGGCCGCAACCTGAAAATCGTCCTGACCAACGCTTATGCATGGCAGGGATTGTTCACCCACTGGACCAACATGATGCCGGTGATGGTATTCCTCATGCTGTGGGGCGTGCCGGCGATGCGTCTCGGTCTTGGGCTTGACGACGCTCAGGTCGGCGCCGTGTTGACGTTGTACACGGTGGCGACGGTGATCGGTGCCCCGCTGTGCGGGCTGGTCTCAGCGCGCCTGGGCCTGCGACGCAACGTCGCCGGTCTGGGGGTGGCGGTGGTCCAAATCTGCCTATGGGCGGTGCTCTTCCTGCCACGGGAACCGCATGAGCACGCGTTTGTGGTGGTCTCGGTGATTCTGGTGTTATCGGCGCTGATCAGCCCGGTAGCCAATTATGGTTTTGACACGGTCCGCGAGCAACTGGATCGGTCCGTGATGGTCACCGGCACCGGCTTCGCCAACATGGGTGGATTCACAGCCTCCATGCTGGCCACTCAGCTGCTGGGTTTCCTTCTGGATGTCCATGCCGATGGCGGCGGTTACGACTGGAGTGATTTCCGCTTCGCCTGGACAGCGGTGGGCATCGTGTGGCTGCTGGGGGCCGTGGGCTATCTGGTATGTCTGAGAATCGTGCGACGGGGCGCCATGTCATCCGACCCGGAAAGGCGATGA
- a CDS encoding bifunctional [glutamine synthetase] adenylyltransferase/[glutamine synthetase]-adenylyl-L-tyrosine phosphorylase, which yields MTDPLIHGRKVMGFVRDPLPTVGALSLKSANAKADLEWLGWRNVESIPLLWALSGAGDPDVALNQLVRMYQTLEERSPQARDEFDQRIRSDEPFRIRLVALLGGSTAMGDHLVANTELWTLLGDEAPTAEDMFTDMLESVGAVPAEFAVDDAPDLVNTATEDLTTPGTYRAAITGVEAERALRWTYRTLMMRLAARDLAGTYPNDARRRSQPRVGFTTVTRSLSDLADAALTAALAVSVAGVYGEKPVDARLSVMAMGKCGAQELNYISDVDVIFIAEPAHAKATRLAAEFIRIGCNSFFEVDAALRPEGKSGALVRTLDSHVAYYKRWAETWEFQALLKARPMTGDMELGQSYVEKLGPLIWTASQRESFVDDVQAMRRRVLDNVPAELRDRELKLGRGGLRDVEFAVQLLQMVHGRYDETLRVRSTVEALQVLVDQGYIGREDGQSLIESYEFLRLLEHRLQLERVKRTHTLPRGDDRMNMRWLARASGFTGSGERSSARAMEEHLRRVRLQIQSLHSQLFYRPLLNSVVNLSVGAMKLSPEAAKLQLGALGYQHPVRAYEHLTALASGTSRKAKIQAMLLPTLMEWLSQTADPDAGLLNYRKLSDAAYDRSWFLRMLRDEGIVGQRLMRILGSSPYTSALIISTPDFVTQLGDGATGPKLLETAPERVGKALRATAARHDDPDRAIQAARSLRRQELARVASSDLLNLLSVQEVCHSLSLVWDAVLDAALSAEIRAAVADPAKPDQPMATISVIGMGRLGGAELGYGSDADVMFVAEPAPGVDENEAIAWAINICDSMRTRLATPSGDPPLEVDLGLRPEGRSGAVVRTVESYENYYSKWGETWEIQALLRAAWVAGDRELGTRFLEAIDKFRYPARGASDTQIREVRRMKARVDDERLPRGADRNTHTKLGRGALTDIEWTVQLLTMLHAHEHPELHNTSTLEVLDVVEDKKIINPTQAQTLREAWLTATAARNALVLVKGKRADQLPPPGPQLAQVAGAAGWDPTEYQEYLDNYLKITRKSRQVVEEVFWGLDSIDPLRGV from the coding sequence GTGACTGATCCGTTGATCCATGGACGCAAGGTGATGGGGTTTGTCCGTGACCCGTTGCCCACCGTCGGCGCACTCTCATTGAAATCAGCCAATGCCAAGGCCGACCTTGAATGGTTGGGATGGCGCAATGTGGAGTCCATTCCGCTGCTGTGGGCGCTGTCTGGTGCCGGTGACCCCGATGTGGCCCTCAACCAGTTGGTCCGGATGTATCAGACCCTGGAGGAGCGGTCACCGCAGGCCCGGGATGAGTTTGATCAACGGATCCGATCTGATGAACCCTTCCGCATTCGCCTTGTGGCGCTGCTCGGGGGATCCACGGCCATGGGGGATCACCTGGTGGCCAACACTGAATTGTGGACGCTGCTCGGTGACGAGGCTCCCACCGCGGAGGACATGTTCACCGACATGCTTGAATCAGTCGGTGCCGTCCCCGCCGAGTTCGCCGTGGATGATGCGCCTGATCTGGTCAACACCGCCACGGAGGATCTCACCACACCGGGGACCTACCGGGCGGCGATCACCGGCGTGGAGGCCGAGCGTGCCCTGCGATGGACCTACCGGACCCTCATGATGCGCCTTGCCGCCCGTGATCTGGCTGGAACCTATCCCAACGATGCCCGACGGAGGTCCCAGCCGCGGGTGGGTTTCACCACGGTCACCCGCAGCCTCAGCGACCTGGCGGATGCGGCGCTGACGGCTGCACTCGCCGTGTCGGTTGCCGGTGTGTACGGCGAGAAGCCAGTGGATGCCCGCCTGTCTGTCATGGCCATGGGCAAGTGTGGTGCGCAGGAACTCAACTACATCTCCGACGTTGATGTCATCTTCATCGCCGAACCCGCCCACGCCAAGGCCACCAGGTTGGCTGCGGAGTTCATCCGCATCGGGTGTAATTCCTTCTTCGAGGTGGATGCAGCCCTGCGCCCGGAGGGCAAGAGCGGCGCTCTGGTCAGGACTCTTGATTCTCACGTCGCCTATTACAAACGGTGGGCGGAAACCTGGGAATTCCAGGCCCTTTTAAAAGCTCGACCCATGACGGGCGATATGGAACTGGGGCAATCCTATGTGGAGAAACTCGGGCCACTGATCTGGACCGCAAGCCAGCGGGAATCCTTCGTCGATGACGTCCAGGCGATGCGACGTCGGGTGCTGGACAATGTTCCCGCGGAACTCCGGGACCGGGAACTCAAGCTCGGCCGGGGTGGTCTGCGGGATGTGGAGTTTGCCGTGCAGCTCCTCCAGATGGTCCACGGACGCTATGACGAGACGCTACGTGTGCGGTCCACGGTGGAGGCCCTCCAGGTTCTGGTGGACCAGGGGTATATCGGGCGCGAGGATGGCCAGAGCCTCATCGAGTCCTATGAGTTTCTCCGCCTCCTGGAACACCGGCTGCAACTGGAAAGGGTGAAACGTACCCACACCCTGCCACGCGGGGATGACCGCATGAATATGCGGTGGCTCGCGCGCGCCTCCGGGTTCACCGGCTCCGGAGAACGAAGCTCTGCGCGTGCGATGGAGGAACATCTGAGACGGGTGCGTCTCCAGATTCAATCGCTACACAGCCAGCTGTTTTACCGGCCACTGCTCAATTCTGTGGTCAATCTCAGCGTGGGTGCTATGAAGCTCTCACCGGAGGCTGCGAAACTCCAGCTGGGAGCACTGGGTTATCAGCATCCCGTGCGTGCCTATGAACACCTCACGGCGCTGGCGTCGGGGACCAGCCGCAAAGCCAAGATCCAGGCGATGTTGCTGCCCACACTCATGGAATGGCTTTCCCAGACTGCCGACCCTGATGCCGGCCTGCTCAACTACCGTAAGCTGTCCGACGCGGCATATGACCGCAGCTGGTTCCTGCGGATGTTGCGTGATGAGGGGATCGTGGGGCAGCGCCTCATGCGTATCCTGGGCAGTTCACCGTATACCTCGGCGCTGATCATCTCCACCCCTGATTTTGTCACCCAGCTGGGGGATGGGGCGACAGGACCCAAACTGTTGGAGACCGCACCTGAGCGGGTGGGCAAGGCGCTGCGGGCCACCGCCGCCCGACATGACGATCCTGACCGGGCCATCCAGGCAGCCAGGTCACTGCGCAGGCAGGAACTGGCCCGGGTCGCGTCATCGGACCTGCTCAATCTGCTGAGTGTGCAGGAGGTGTGCCACAGTCTCTCGCTGGTATGGGACGCGGTGCTGGATGCGGCCCTGTCAGCGGAAATCCGTGCTGCCGTGGCTGACCCCGCCAAACCAGATCAGCCCATGGCCACGATCTCTGTCATCGGGATGGGGCGCCTCGGAGGTGCGGAATTGGGATACGGATCTGATGCGGATGTCATGTTCGTGGCGGAGCCCGCACCAGGGGTGGACGAGAATGAGGCCATCGCCTGGGCCATCAACATCTGTGATTCCATGCGGACACGTCTGGCCACACCCTCAGGTGATCCACCACTCGAGGTGGATCTGGGGCTGCGTCCGGAGGGTCGTTCCGGTGCCGTGGTGCGCACCGTTGAATCCTATGAGAACTACTACTCCAAGTGGGGCGAGACCTGGGAGATCCAGGCGTTGCTCCGGGCTGCGTGGGTGGCGGGGGACAGGGAGCTGGGCACCAGGTTCCTGGAGGCAATTGATAAATTCCGGTATCCGGCCCGTGGCGCCTCCGACACGCAGATCCGTGAGGTGCGTCGTATGAAAGCCCGCGTGGATGACGAACGGCTGCCCCGGGGAGCTGACCGCAACACCCACACCAAACTGGGGCGTGGTGCGTTGACCGATATTGAATGGACCGTCCAGTTGCTCACCATGCTCCATGCCCATGAGCATCCGGAACTGCACAACACCTCCACTCTTGAGGTCTTAGATGTTGTGGAGGATAAGAAGATCATCAATCCCACACAAGCGCAGACCCTGAGGGAGGCCTGGCTGACTGCGACGGCCGCCCGCAATGCCCTGGTGCTGGTGAAGGGTAAACGCGCTGATCAGCTTCCCCCACCGGGGCCTCAGTTGGCGCAGGTTGCCGGGGCAGCGGGGTGGGACCCCACCGAATACCAGGAATATCTGGACAACTACCTCAAGATCACCCGTAAGAGTAGGCAGGTGGTGGAGGAGGTGTTCTGGGGTCTTGATTCCATCGATCCGTTGAGGGGAGTGTAG
- a CDS encoding MFS transporter, with translation MSNNFQAASPNPREKVTGRALIVWIAAVLVYIAAITSRTSFGVAGVDAIERFQVDATRIAVFTSVQVGVYALAQIPMGMAIDKFGPRKLLAIGALVMGTGQIVLGLTDVYGVAIFARVLIGAGDASVFLSVMRLLPFWFPLRKTPLFGQLTSALGQLGQVLSAVPFMAMLGAQGWTTSFVTLGSAVALIAFAALIAVRDAPEQRVKKGAAMPPETSATPVQPSPGTSLKLIIQNPTCWQGFFIHYLLMLWQNVFTMMWGVPLMTLGMGLSVTEVGLILSINTLFAVIAGPFVGVISARTGHRRDVVAILMAFVPAIAWFVFLSSEEPRGLIAIVIINIIQGLTTPMSGYGFDTIRERLDRSILAAGTGLANMGGFLASMAAAQLVGVLLDVVDTDGGYDWADFRIAYAAVFLIWAIGVAGFFIARLKGGPGRRMVEQLRNR, from the coding sequence GTGTCTAACAACTTTCAGGCAGCCTCGCCGAATCCGAGGGAGAAGGTCACCGGGCGTGCCCTGATCGTCTGGATCGCCGCGGTTCTGGTCTATATCGCCGCCATCACCAGCCGCACCTCCTTCGGTGTCGCCGGTGTGGATGCCATCGAACGCTTCCAGGTTGATGCCACCCGCATCGCGGTATTCACCTCGGTTCAGGTCGGCGTGTATGCACTGGCTCAGATCCCGATGGGCATGGCCATCGACAAGTTCGGCCCGCGCAAACTACTCGCGATAGGTGCCCTGGTGATGGGCACCGGCCAGATCGTTCTCGGCCTCACCGACGTCTATGGTGTTGCGATCTTCGCCCGTGTCCTCATCGGCGCCGGCGACGCCAGCGTGTTCCTCTCTGTGATGAGGCTGCTGCCTTTCTGGTTCCCACTGCGTAAAACACCTCTATTCGGGCAGCTCACCAGCGCACTCGGCCAGTTGGGACAGGTGCTGTCCGCAGTTCCCTTCATGGCGATGCTCGGCGCACAGGGATGGACAACCTCCTTTGTCACTCTCGGCTCGGCCGTTGCCCTGATCGCCTTCGCCGCGCTCATCGCTGTGAGGGATGCCCCGGAGCAACGGGTGAAAAAGGGTGCCGCCATGCCCCCGGAAACATCCGCCACCCCGGTCCAACCATCACCGGGGACCAGTTTGAAACTAATCATCCAGAACCCCACCTGTTGGCAGGGGTTTTTCATCCACTACCTGCTCATGCTGTGGCAGAACGTTTTCACCATGATGTGGGGTGTCCCGCTGATGACGCTCGGCATGGGGTTGAGTGTTACTGAGGTTGGGTTGATTCTCAGCATCAACACCCTGTTCGCCGTCATCGCAGGCCCCTTCGTCGGTGTCATCTCCGCCCGGACCGGCCACCGGCGAGATGTGGTGGCAATCCTCATGGCGTTCGTCCCCGCGATCGCGTGGTTCGTGTTCCTCTCCTCCGAGGAACCCCGTGGCCTGATCGCCATCGTGATCATCAACATCATCCAGGGCCTGACCACCCCGATGTCCGGGTATGGTTTCGACACCATCCGCGAACGGCTGGACCGTTCCATCCTCGCGGCCGGCACCGGCCTGGCCAACATGGGCGGTTTCCTCGCCTCCATGGCGGCCGCCCAGCTGGTCGGTGTGCTTCTCGACGTCGTGGATACCGACGGCGGTTATGACTGGGCTGATTTCCGCATCGCCTACGCCGCAGTCTTCCTCATCTGGGCCATCGGTGTCGCGGGCTTCTTCATCGCCCGGCTCAAAGGTGGTCCCGGCAGGCGCATGGTTGAACAACTCCGGAACCGTTGA
- a CDS encoding RidA family protein — protein sequence MSTDHPYSPAKRAGNHIYVSGALSVDRDYQPVSGRKEAVDAALERMRERLATEGGELKDVVKLTYFVTDISLREECNEQFREHFMESRPARSFVGASALPYGATVEIDAIAVVD from the coding sequence ATGTCCACTGATCATCCATACTCCCCAGCCAAACGTGCTGGAAACCACATCTATGTTTCCGGTGCCCTCTCCGTTGACCGTGACTATCAACCGGTCTCCGGGCGGAAAGAAGCCGTTGACGCCGCGCTGGAACGCATGCGTGAACGGCTTGCCACCGAAGGCGGTGAGTTGAAAGATGTGGTGAAGTTAACCTACTTCGTCACCGACATCAGCCTCCGCGAAGAATGCAATGAGCAGTTCCGGGAGCATTTCATGGAGTCGCGTCCCGCCCGCAGTTTCGTCGGAGCCTCCGCGCTCCCCTATGGCGCCACCGTGGAGATCGACGCCATCGCGGTAGTCGATTAG
- a CDS encoding TIGR03571 family LLM class oxidoreductase codes for MEQPTTPVFNRGFTHLLGGDPDATGKARNITLGLMTPIGPETARGEMVPVERSITLAQQAEQAGFRGLWVRDVPLAIPQGLSPENQQAVFLDDPFLILGAMAQTTSTISIGTAATVLPLRHPLHVAKSALTLDRISGGRFILGIGSGDRHEEFEIFGKHLDDRRDAIRHGWTLLRAALSPEGPERDPLEEFTGGHAPTTPPPATIPLIAVGSARQTVQWIVRNADGWATYYRPAEQQVGRLDLWNQARDTIKNPSNPTPLLISSMGLELTERSSTDGVELGIRTTSKGLITHLHTMREMGINHVILNPVGRPAEEIIDQIGSEVLPHL; via the coding sequence ATGGAGCAACCAACGACACCAGTTTTCAACCGTGGTTTCACACACCTGCTCGGTGGTGACCCGGATGCCACAGGGAAAGCACGCAACATCACGCTGGGCCTGATGACCCCGATCGGACCGGAGACTGCCCGTGGTGAGATGGTGCCCGTGGAACGTAGCATCACGCTGGCGCAACAAGCGGAACAGGCAGGTTTCCGTGGTCTGTGGGTACGTGATGTGCCCCTAGCCATCCCACAGGGGCTGTCCCCAGAGAACCAGCAGGCGGTGTTCCTGGACGATCCCTTCCTCATTCTCGGTGCCATGGCGCAGACGACCTCCACGATCAGTATCGGCACCGCGGCCACCGTCCTGCCCCTGCGCCACCCGTTGCATGTGGCCAAATCCGCACTCACTCTGGACAGGATCAGCGGCGGGCGCTTCATCCTGGGCATCGGCTCCGGGGACAGACACGAGGAGTTCGAGATTTTCGGCAAGCACCTTGACGATCGTCGGGATGCCATCCGGCACGGGTGGACACTGTTGCGTGCTGCACTGTCCCCAGAGGGTCCTGAGCGCGACCCACTGGAGGAGTTCACCGGAGGCCATGCACCCACCACTCCCCCGCCGGCGACGATCCCACTGATCGCCGTGGGATCTGCCCGACAGACGGTGCAGTGGATCGTCCGGAATGCCGACGGCTGGGCCACCTACTACCGCCCCGCCGAGCAGCAGGTCGGACGACTCGATCTGTGGAATCAGGCACGGGACACCATCAAGAATCCCTCAAACCCCACCCCGTTGCTCATTTCCTCCATGGGCCTGGAACTCACTGAGCGCTCCTCCACGGATGGCGTGGAGCTGGGTATCCGAACCACCAGTAAGGGCCTGATCACACACCTGCACACCATGCGCGAGATGGGGATCAACCACGTCATCCTCAACCCCGTTGGCCGCCCCGCCGAAGAGATCATCGATCAGATCGGCTCTGAGGTACTGCCCCATCTCTAG
- the glnA gene encoding type I glutamate--ammonia ligase: MKFIRDNDINWVDVQFTDVPGTEQHLSVPAAAFDEAAMENGLAFDGSSISGYTTVDDSDMMLLPDLSTAFIDPFRRSKTLNIKFFVHDPYTREPFSRDPRNIARKAEEYLASTGFADSCNFGAEAEFYIFDSVRFSSQTNAAFHEVDSVEGWWNSGSLENPDGSRNLGHKVRQKGGYFPVAPYDHFQDLRDTIGETLAEIGFTVERSHHEMGSGGQQEINYRFNTLLHAADDLQTFKYVVKNTAKAVGKSATFMPKPLADDGGSGMHIHQSLWKNGLPLFHDEAGYGNLSDMARYYVGGLLKHAPSVLAFTNPTLNSYNRLVPGFEAPVSLAYSQQNRSAAIRIPASGPNPKATRIEFRTPDPSGNPYLAFTASMMAGLDGIRNRIEPDAPLDKDLYELPPEEAARVAQAPTSLEQALKALEEDHDFLTEGNVFTDDLIEAYVAYKHDNEITQERLRPTALDFELYYDC; encoded by the coding sequence ATGAAGTTCATCCGGGACAATGACATCAACTGGGTTGATGTTCAATTCACTGATGTCCCTGGAACTGAACAGCACCTCTCCGTCCCCGCCGCAGCCTTCGACGAGGCCGCCATGGAAAATGGCCTGGCTTTCGACGGTTCATCGATCAGTGGTTACACCACCGTCGATGACTCAGACATGATGCTGCTGCCGGACCTGTCCACGGCCTTCATTGACCCGTTCCGGAGGTCCAAGACACTGAACATCAAGTTCTTCGTCCACGACCCGTATACGCGTGAGCCTTTCTCCAGGGATCCCCGCAATATCGCCCGTAAAGCAGAGGAATACCTGGCCTCAACCGGCTTCGCCGACAGCTGCAACTTCGGCGCCGAAGCGGAGTTCTACATCTTCGATTCGGTGCGGTTCAGCTCCCAGACCAACGCGGCCTTCCATGAGGTGGATTCCGTTGAGGGTTGGTGGAACAGTGGTTCCCTGGAAAACCCGGACGGCAGTAGGAACCTGGGGCATAAGGTCCGGCAAAAGGGTGGATACTTCCCCGTGGCCCCTTATGACCACTTCCAGGATCTGCGCGATACCATCGGCGAGACCCTGGCGGAGATCGGCTTCACCGTCGAACGTTCCCACCACGAGATGGGTAGTGGCGGTCAGCAGGAGATAAACTACCGCTTCAACACCCTCCTCCACGCTGCGGATGATCTACAAACCTTCAAGTACGTGGTGAAGAATACCGCCAAGGCTGTGGGGAAGTCCGCCACCTTCATGCCCAAGCCGCTGGCTGATGACGGCGGTTCCGGAATGCACATCCACCAGTCACTGTGGAAGAACGGTCTGCCGCTGTTCCATGATGAGGCGGGTTATGGAAACCTGTCGGACATGGCCCGTTATTACGTCGGTGGTCTGCTCAAACATGCACCGTCGGTATTGGCCTTCACCAACCCCACGCTGAACTCATACAACCGCCTGGTGCCCGGTTTCGAGGCTCCGGTGAGCCTGGCCTACTCCCAGCAGAACCGGTCAGCTGCGATCCGCATTCCCGCCAGTGGCCCCAACCCCAAGGCGACCCGCATCGAGTTCCGCACTCCGGATCCTTCCGGAAACCCATATCTGGCATTCACCGCGTCGATGATGGCCGGCCTGGACGGTATCCGCAACCGCATCGAACCTGATGCGCCGCTGGATAAGGATCTGTACGAACTTCCCCCTGAGGAGGCCGCCCGGGTTGCCCAGGCACCAACCTCACTCGAACAGGCGTTGAAGGCTCTTGAGGAAGATCATGATTTCCTCACCGAGGGCAATGTGTTTACCGATGATCTGATCGAGGCCTACGTGGCCTATAAACATGACAATGAGATCACCCAGGAACGCCTGCGTCCCACTGCACTCGATTTCGAGTTGTACTACGACTGCTAG
- a CDS encoding NUDIX hydrolase, with translation MPVPDFILNIRERIGHDQLWLPAVTAVVIRDVPPGSPFHVTPDVLLVKRADNGEWTPPTGICDPDEQPHVTAAREVLEETGLEVTADALLGVGAVGPVTYDNGDVSSYMDTAMRCTVVGSDVPVLGDNENTEVGWFPISKMPVTNQRFRMVIADAVAQLKHPQGFRPRMGYEKRAR, from the coding sequence ATGCCAGTTCCGGACTTCATTCTCAACATCCGTGAGCGGATCGGCCACGATCAGCTCTGGTTACCTGCTGTGACCGCCGTGGTGATCCGGGATGTTCCGCCGGGATCCCCATTCCACGTGACCCCGGACGTGCTGTTGGTCAAACGGGCGGATAACGGTGAGTGGACCCCGCCGACGGGTATCTGCGATCCGGATGAGCAGCCCCATGTCACCGCCGCCCGTGAGGTTCTGGAGGAGACGGGGCTGGAGGTCACCGCTGATGCGCTGCTCGGTGTGGGCGCGGTCGGGCCGGTGACCTACGACAATGGTGATGTGTCCAGCTATATGGATACCGCCATGCGCTGCACCGTGGTGGGCTCTGATGTGCCGGTGCTCGGCGATAATGAGAACACGGAGGTCGGCTGGTTCCCGATCTCGAAGATGCCGGTGACCAATCAGCGGTTCCGGATGGTGATCGCTGATGCGGTGGCGCAGCTCAAGCACCCGCAGGGTTTCCGTCCGCGCATGGGGTATGAAAAGCGAGCCAGGTAG